In the Bradyrhizobium guangzhouense genome, one interval contains:
- a CDS encoding DUF1858 domain-containing protein — protein sequence MPFGSDDLVDDIMRNAPHTIRVFLAFRMACVGCPIATFHTVDDACREHGIDRDKFLAALSDRVPA from the coding sequence ATGCCCTTCGGATCCGACGATCTGGTCGATGACATCATGCGCAACGCGCCGCACACAATCCGTGTGTTCCTCGCCTTCAGGATGGCCTGTGTCGGCTGTCCGATCGCGACCTTCCACACCGTGGACGACGCTTGCCGCGAGCATGGCATTGACCGCGACAAATTCCTGGCCGCGCTGAGCGATCGTGTGCCGGCGTGA
- a CDS encoding SUMF1/EgtB/PvdO family nonheme iron enzyme: protein MLIAFKVKLLLACAAGFAGPLAVAPLVSEMTTSNAQGEPAIVEIAAGSFAYREAGDFTRGGQQAEAPLHTLQFTKPLHVMREQVSSADYQLCVRDGECRALDRGVAIAPDRPAVQVSWYDAQAYASWLSRKTGHNYRLPSDAEWAFAAGSRFRDDGVPADADNPARRWISRYERESERDLSDTTAYPFGKFGLNERGVSDVAGNVWEWTSTCFVRSRVDASGNAGRPTVNCGVRVAEGAHRAYVTDFIRDARAGGCAQGVPPANLGFRLVREDRSWVANVSARLGKVWARS from the coding sequence ATGCTGATTGCATTCAAGGTCAAATTGCTGCTCGCCTGCGCTGCGGGCTTCGCGGGACCCTTGGCCGTTGCGCCACTCGTTTCCGAGATGACAACGTCCAACGCGCAGGGCGAGCCCGCGATCGTCGAGATCGCCGCGGGCAGCTTCGCCTATCGCGAGGCCGGCGATTTCACCCGCGGCGGGCAGCAGGCCGAGGCGCCGCTGCACACGTTGCAATTCACGAAGCCGCTCCACGTCATGCGCGAGCAAGTCTCATCCGCCGACTACCAGCTTTGCGTGCGAGACGGCGAATGCCGCGCGCTTGATCGCGGCGTCGCGATTGCGCCAGACCGCCCTGCGGTGCAGGTGAGCTGGTACGACGCACAGGCCTATGCGAGCTGGCTATCGCGCAAGACCGGCCATAATTACCGCCTGCCGAGCGACGCCGAATGGGCCTTTGCGGCGGGCTCCCGGTTCAGGGACGACGGCGTGCCCGCGGATGCGGACAATCCTGCAAGGCGCTGGATCAGCCGCTACGAGCGCGAATCCGAACGCGACCTTTCCGACACCACGGCCTATCCGTTCGGCAAGTTCGGCCTCAACGAGCGTGGCGTGTCCGATGTCGCAGGCAATGTCTGGGAGTGGACCTCGACCTGCTTCGTGCGCTCGCGCGTCGATGCATCAGGAAACGCAGGCCGCCCGACGGTGAATTGCGGGGTACGCGTCGCCGAAGGCGCGCACCGCGCCTACGTCACCGACTTCATCCGCGACGCCCGCGCCGGCGGCTGCGCACAGGGCGTGCCGCCCGCCAATCTCGGTTTTCGTCTGGTCCGCGAGGACCGGTCATGGGTGGCGAACGTGTCGGCGCGGCTGGGAAAAGTGTGGGCGAGGTCGTAG
- a CDS encoding Crp/Fnr family transcriptional regulator, with protein MAKVDTSLVAHLPLFAGVKPDDLDEILREARSARYPRNTAIFEQGADAQSFFLLLHGHVRAAKTTPTGEQIVVRYVAPGETFGLAMAIGAAHYPATALAVDDSVVLIWPTSAWPRLVERFPALAANTMQTVGKRLQESHTRILEMSTQQVEQRVAHALLRLANQSGKKLDHGIEIDFPISRQDIAQMTGTTLHTVSRILSGWESQGLVESGRQRIILREPHKIVVLAERSPDSGAA; from the coding sequence ATGGCCAAAGTCGACACATCGCTGGTTGCGCATTTGCCGCTGTTCGCCGGTGTCAAGCCGGATGATCTCGACGAGATTCTGCGCGAGGCCCGCTCCGCGCGCTACCCCAGGAACACCGCCATATTCGAGCAGGGCGCAGACGCACAGTCGTTCTTCCTGCTGCTGCACGGCCATGTCCGCGCGGCCAAGACCACGCCGACCGGCGAGCAGATCGTGGTGCGCTATGTCGCGCCCGGCGAGACGTTTGGGCTGGCGATGGCGATCGGAGCCGCGCACTATCCGGCAACCGCGCTCGCGGTCGACGATAGCGTCGTCCTGATCTGGCCCACGTCGGCATGGCCGCGCCTGGTCGAGCGGTTCCCCGCGCTTGCTGCCAACACGATGCAGACCGTCGGCAAGCGGCTGCAGGAGAGCCACACCCGTATCCTGGAAATGTCGACCCAGCAGGTCGAGCAGCGCGTCGCGCATGCGCTGCTGCGGCTCGCCAATCAATCTGGCAAGAAGCTCGACCACGGTATCGAGATCGACTTCCCGATCAGCCGCCAGGACATTGCACAGATGACCGGCACCACGCTGCACACGGTCAGCCGCATCCTCAGCGGCTGGGAGAGCCAGGGTCTCGTCGAGAGCGGCCGGCAACGCATCATCCTGCGCGAACCGCACAAGATCGTCGTGCTGGCGGAGCGGAGCCCGGACAGCGGCGCCGCTTGA
- a CDS encoding GNAT family N-acetyltransferase yields MTIRSARPDDADFIARTILPSQRGYRPRGWFDIALGWPEQQCREFIARIATAQAVSMWHYRSFLIAECDDKPAAALCALPAAGTGPAAWAAIAEVGAATGLTASELEAIRRRGAYVRDCWVQGGEGDWMIEHVATDPAYRGRGLVQALIAQALEKGRTAGFNRATISFLIGNEPAERAYAKAGFAFADEKRDPAFEAIIGAPGFRMFARTI; encoded by the coding sequence ATGACGATACGGTCTGCGCGTCCCGACGACGCCGATTTCATCGCCAGAACCATCCTGCCATCGCAGCGCGGCTACCGGCCGCGCGGCTGGTTCGACATTGCCCTCGGCTGGCCGGAACAGCAGTGCCGCGAATTCATAGCGCGCATCGCCACCGCGCAGGCCGTGTCGATGTGGCATTATCGGAGCTTCCTGATCGCTGAATGCGATGACAAGCCCGCCGCTGCGCTCTGTGCCTTACCCGCGGCCGGCACCGGTCCGGCGGCGTGGGCTGCGATCGCCGAGGTGGGCGCCGCGACCGGGCTGACCGCGTCCGAGCTGGAGGCTATCCGCCGACGCGGTGCCTATGTCCGGGACTGCTGGGTTCAAGGCGGCGAGGGTGATTGGATGATCGAGCATGTCGCGACCGACCCGGCCTATCGCGGCCGCGGCCTCGTGCAGGCACTGATCGCGCAAGCGCTCGAGAAGGGGCGGACCGCTGGATTTAATCGCGCAACGATCTCGTTCCTGATCGGCAACGAGCCGGCAGAGCGGGCCTATGCCAAGGCCGGTTTTGCCTTTGCGGACGAGAAGCGCGACCCCGCCTTCGAGGCGATCATCGGAGCGCCGGGCTTTCGCATGTTCGCGCGGACGATTTGA
- the nirK gene encoding copper-containing nitrite reductase, with product MFTRRAALISAAATALMLAAPAFAANDLNLPRQKVELVAPPFVHAHEQATKQGPKIMEFTLTIQEKKVVIDEKGTTFQAMTFNGSMPGPLMVVHEGDYVEVTLVNPATNSMPHNIDFHSATGALGGAALTLINPGEQVVLRWKATRTGVFVYHCAPGGPMIPWHVVSGMNGAVMVLPRDGLSDGKGHALKYDKVYYIGEQDLYVPRDEKGNFKSYDSPGEAFTDTEEVMKKLIPSHVVFNGKVGALTGKNALTANVGENVLIVHSQANRDSRPHLIGGHGDYVWETGKFSNPPETGLETWFIRGGSAGAAMYKFLQPGIYAYVTHNLIEAADLGATAHFKVEGKWNDDLMTQVKAPAEIPAASTN from the coding sequence ATGTTTACCCGCAGAGCCGCATTGATCAGCGCCGCCGCGACCGCCCTGATGCTGGCAGCACCCGCTTTCGCCGCCAACGATCTCAACCTGCCGCGGCAGAAGGTAGAGCTGGTTGCGCCGCCCTTCGTGCATGCGCACGAGCAGGCGACCAAGCAGGGCCCCAAGATCATGGAGTTCACGCTTACCATCCAGGAGAAGAAGGTCGTCATCGACGAGAAGGGCACCACCTTCCAGGCCATGACATTCAACGGCTCGATGCCGGGCCCGCTGATGGTCGTGCATGAGGGCGACTATGTCGAAGTGACGTTGGTCAATCCCGCGACCAACTCCATGCCGCACAATATCGACTTCCACTCCGCCACCGGCGCACTCGGCGGCGCCGCGCTCACCTTGATCAATCCCGGCGAGCAGGTCGTATTGCGCTGGAAGGCCACGCGGACCGGCGTGTTCGTGTATCACTGCGCACCGGGCGGCCCGATGATTCCCTGGCACGTCGTCTCCGGCATGAACGGTGCCGTGATGGTGCTGCCGCGCGACGGACTGAGCGACGGCAAGGGCCACGCGCTGAAATACGACAAGGTCTATTATATCGGCGAGCAGGACCTGTACGTGCCGCGCGACGAGAAGGGCAATTTCAAATCCTACGACTCGCCGGGTGAAGCCTTCACCGACACGGAAGAAGTAATGAAGAAGCTCATCCCGTCCCACGTCGTGTTCAACGGCAAGGTCGGCGCCCTCACCGGCAAGAACGCCCTGACGGCGAATGTCGGCGAGAACGTCCTGATCGTGCATTCGCAGGCCAACCGCGACAGCCGTCCGCACCTGATCGGCGGCCATGGCGATTATGTCTGGGAGACCGGAAAATTCTCCAATCCGCCCGAGACCGGGCTCGAGACCTGGTTCATCCGCGGGGGCTCGGCGGGAGCTGCGATGTACAAGTTCCTGCAACCCGGCATCTACGCCTATGTCACACATAATCTGATCGAAGCCGCCGACCTCGGCGCCACCGCGCACTTCAAGGTCGAGGGCAAGTGGAACGACGATCTGATGACCCAGGTGAAGGCGCCTGCCGAAATCCCGGCCGCCAGCACCAACTAA
- the hemN gene encoding oxygen-independent coproporphyrinogen III oxidase has protein sequence MRTDLAASYGEERLPRYTSYPTAPHFSPEIGAGTYSRWLSELPSGASASLYLHVPFCREMCWYCGCHTQIVRRDELVAAYQRALLSEIALVADTIGRRIKVEHIHFGGGTPTIMAPEAFAELMAAMRHAFVVLPSAEIAVEIDPRTLTGEMVEAMRLSGVNRASLGVQSFDPVVQRAINRVQSREQTASVVGMLRQAGIGGINFDLIYGLPHQTIASCLDTVRRSLELAPDRFSVFGYAHVPGFKKHQRMISEAHLPDGLTRHDQACAIANALKEAGYVQIGLDHFARPDDAMAVACEKGTLRRNFQGYTTDKGEVLLGFGASAIGHLPQGYVQNEVQVGAYQQSIASGRLATTKGYGLTEDDRLRADIIERIMCEFGADLADICARHGAEPGAMLQSASRLKSLISDGVVRLDGDRLAVANDSRFLVRSVAAAFDAHLDPGKQLHSRAV, from the coding sequence ATGAGGACCGACCTCGCGGCGAGCTATGGCGAAGAGAGATTGCCGCGCTACACGAGCTATCCGACCGCGCCGCATTTCTCGCCGGAGATCGGTGCCGGCACCTACTCACGCTGGCTGTCCGAGCTTCCCTCGGGCGCGAGCGCATCGCTCTATCTGCACGTGCCGTTCTGCCGGGAGATGTGCTGGTATTGCGGCTGCCATACCCAGATCGTCCGCCGCGATGAGCTTGTCGCGGCCTATCAGCGGGCTCTCCTCAGCGAGATCGCACTCGTCGCTGACACCATCGGTCGCCGCATCAAGGTCGAGCACATTCATTTTGGCGGTGGTACGCCGACGATCATGGCGCCGGAGGCCTTTGCCGAGCTGATGGCCGCGATGCGTCATGCCTTTGTCGTGCTGCCCTCGGCCGAGATCGCGGTCGAGATCGATCCGCGCACCCTGACCGGCGAGATGGTCGAGGCCATGCGGCTGTCCGGCGTCAACCGCGCCAGCCTTGGCGTGCAGAGTTTCGATCCCGTCGTTCAGCGCGCCATCAATCGTGTGCAGAGCCGCGAGCAGACCGCCTCCGTCGTCGGCATGCTGCGGCAGGCAGGTATCGGAGGAATCAACTTCGATCTGATCTACGGCTTGCCGCACCAGACGATCGCATCCTGCCTGGATACGGTGCGTCGCTCGCTCGAGCTCGCGCCCGACCGCTTCTCGGTGTTCGGCTACGCGCATGTGCCTGGCTTCAAGAAGCACCAGCGCATGATCAGCGAAGCCCATTTGCCGGACGGTCTTACACGGCACGACCAGGCCTGCGCCATCGCCAACGCGCTGAAGGAGGCCGGCTATGTGCAGATCGGCCTCGATCATTTCGCCAGACCCGATGATGCCATGGCCGTGGCCTGCGAGAAGGGAACGCTGCGGCGCAATTTCCAGGGCTACACCACCGACAAGGGCGAGGTCCTGCTCGGCTTCGGCGCCAGCGCAATCGGACATCTGCCACAGGGCTACGTCCAGAACGAGGTGCAGGTCGGCGCCTATCAGCAGAGCATCGCCAGCGGCCGCCTCGCCACCACAAAGGGCTATGGACTCACGGAAGACGACCGGCTGCGCGCTGACATCATCGAACGGATCATGTGCGAGTTCGGCGCCGATCTCGCGGACATCTGCGCACGCCATGGCGCCGAGCCGGGGGCGATGCTGCAATCGGCGTCGCGGCTGAAATCGCTGATCTCGGACGGTGTGGTGAGATTGGACGGCGATCGTCTCGCGGTCGCGAACGACTCACGCTTCCTGGTCCGCAGCGTCGCCGCCGCATTCGATGCGCATCTGGATCCGGGCAAGCAGCTGCACAGCCGGGCGGTGTAG